One window of the Anaerolineae bacterium genome contains the following:
- the mtnP gene encoding S-methyl-5'-thioadenosine phosphorylase — MRLPDEKPVLGIIGGSGLYQMEGLEDIREFDLDTPFGKPSSPIVVGCLEGKPVAFLARHGRGHFISPSEINYRANIYALKMIGVERVVSVSACGSLREDYAPGHIVIPDQLFDFTKGRKRSFFEDGFVAHVSVADPFCPDLSEQVYQAAQATGATVHKGGTFITIEGPRFSTRAESNVYRQWGMSIIGMTTSPEAFLAREAELHYAVMAHVTDYDVWHISEEPVTVEMVIRTLNANVSHAQEAIRHLVRNLQSEATCTCASALSTAFITRPEMIPPETKRRLRLLVEKYLPE; from the coding sequence TCTACCAGATGGAGGGCCTGGAAGACATCCGCGAATTTGATCTCGACACCCCCTTTGGAAAGCCTTCCTCCCCCATTGTGGTGGGCTGCCTGGAGGGGAAACCCGTGGCATTTCTTGCCCGCCATGGGCGGGGGCACTTCATCTCCCCCAGTGAAATCAACTACCGCGCCAACATCTACGCGTTGAAGATGATCGGGGTGGAGCGGGTGGTCAGCGTGAGCGCCTGCGGTTCCCTGCGGGAGGACTACGCCCCCGGGCACATCGTCATCCCGGATCAACTCTTCGATTTCACCAAAGGACGCAAGCGCTCCTTCTTCGAAGACGGTTTCGTGGCCCATGTGAGCGTGGCCGATCCGTTCTGCCCTGACCTTTCGGAGCAGGTCTATCAGGCAGCACAGGCCACCGGGGCCACCGTGCACAAAGGCGGCACGTTCATTACTATCGAGGGGCCGCGTTTTTCCACCCGTGCCGAGTCCAACGTCTACCGCCAGTGGGGCATGTCCATTATCGGCATGACCACCTCCCCCGAGGCCTTTCTCGCCCGAGAGGCCGAACTGCACTACGCCGTGATGGCCCATGTGACCGACTATGATGTGTGGCATATCAGCGAAGAGCCCGTCACCGTGGAGATGGTCATCCGCACGCTCAACGCCAATGTCAGCCATGCCCAGGAAGCCATCCGTCACCTGGTGCGTAACCTCCAGTCCGAGGCCACCTGCACCTGCGCCAGCGCCCTTTCCACGGCGTTCATCACCCGCCCGGAAATGATCCCCCCCGAAACCAAACGCCGCCTCCGCCTGCTGGTGGAGAAGTATCTCCCCGAGTAA